In Pajaroellobacter abortibovis, the following are encoded in one genomic region:
- the purE gene encoding 5-(carboxyamino)imidazole ribonucleotide mutase has translation MSAEQAPWVGVVMGSQSDLSVLSAAEQILEELTVPHELRIVSAHRTPDWMMEYAKTAESRGLSVLIAGAGGAAHLPGMLASQTLLPVLGVPVPVPPLDGLDSLLSIVQMPKGVPVGTLAIGRAGAANAAILAAQILSLRYPEIRGRLRTWRERQTQEVLQHTRVS, from the coding sequence ATGAGCGCAGAGCAGGCACCATGGGTAGGTGTGGTGATGGGGAGTCAGAGCGATCTGTCGGTCCTTTCTGCGGCCGAACAGATCCTTGAGGAATTGACCGTTCCTCATGAACTCAGAATTGTCTCAGCCCATCGGACACCTGATTGGATGATGGAATATGCAAAGACTGCCGAATCGAGAGGCCTTTCTGTTTTGATTGCAGGGGCAGGGGGGGCTGCTCATCTTCCTGGTATGTTGGCTTCTCAGACTCTTCTTCCTGTCTTAGGCGTGCCTGTCCCTGTTCCACCTCTGGATGGCTTGGACTCTCTCTTGTCGATCGTTCAGATGCCCAAAGGAGTTCCAGTAGGAACCTTGGCGATTGGGCGGGCAGGTGCAGCGAATGCAGCTATTTTGGCGGCTCAGATCCTGAGCCTCCGCTATCCTGAGATTAGGGGTCGGTTGCGTACTTGGCGAGAACGACAGACGCAAGAAGTACTTCAACATACGCGGGTATCGTGA
- the purB gene encoding adenylosuccinate lyase has translation MIPRYTPHEFQQLWSVHYRYRVWLDVELAACQAMEEAGIVPSGVVHSIRSRSIVLNPDRIEEIEHTVKHDVIAFLTHLEEQIGIKARWLHRGLTSSDVLDSSLAICLRDAADLLVTRCDQLLYALAARCREYAKTPMIGRTHGMFAEPITLGLALASHYAEIKRGRERLHRAKTEIAVGKLAGAVGTYAHISPAIETRALELLGLTPETVSTQVVCRDRHASYFCALALLAGAMERFATNLRHWQRSEVAEVEEPFTQGQKGSSAMPHKRNPILSENLCGLARIVRSFVNPALENIPLWHERDISHSSVERWSAPDATTALGFMLERATSLIRGMVVYPELLNAHLEKAGGLYCSEAILLKLVEAGMSRQVAYRLVQKQAVRALRGENFKACIQGDPEIVSLISADQIDSLFDLEHALVHVPSVIERALQSG, from the coding sequence ATGATCCCTCGCTATACTCCTCATGAATTTCAGCAACTGTGGTCTGTACATTATCGTTATCGGGTGTGGCTTGACGTGGAGCTTGCTGCTTGCCAGGCGATGGAAGAGGCGGGCATTGTCCCCTCGGGGGTTGTCCATTCTATCCGAAGCCGTTCCATTGTTCTCAATCCCGATCGAATTGAAGAAATCGAGCATACTGTCAAGCATGATGTGATCGCGTTTCTGACCCATCTCGAAGAGCAAATTGGGATTAAAGCTCGATGGCTTCATCGTGGGCTTACATCGAGCGATGTCCTCGATTCTTCCTTGGCCATCTGTTTGCGGGATGCTGCCGATCTGTTGGTGACCCGCTGCGATCAGCTTCTCTACGCATTGGCTGCACGTTGTCGTGAGTATGCCAAGACCCCTATGATCGGTCGGACCCATGGAATGTTTGCGGAGCCGATCACGTTAGGTCTTGCACTTGCCAGCCATTATGCCGAAATCAAGCGAGGTCGAGAGCGACTCCACCGTGCAAAAACCGAAATTGCTGTCGGCAAGTTGGCAGGGGCTGTCGGGACGTATGCTCACATTTCGCCAGCGATAGAAACTCGCGCTTTAGAATTGCTCGGCTTGACCCCGGAGACAGTCAGTACACAAGTGGTCTGCCGCGATCGGCATGCTTCTTACTTCTGTGCGCTTGCCCTGTTGGCGGGGGCAATGGAGCGGTTTGCAACCAATCTGCGACATTGGCAGAGGTCGGAAGTCGCGGAGGTGGAAGAACCTTTTACCCAAGGACAGAAGGGATCGAGCGCGATGCCCCACAAGCGCAACCCGATTCTGAGCGAAAATCTTTGCGGTCTTGCACGTATTGTCCGATCTTTTGTAAATCCAGCCTTGGAGAACATCCCTCTTTGGCATGAGCGAGACATCTCCCATTCGTCAGTGGAGCGCTGGAGTGCGCCTGATGCGACGACAGCCCTCGGCTTTATGCTGGAAAGGGCCACTTCTCTCATCCGAGGGATGGTTGTGTATCCTGAGTTGTTGAACGCGCATTTGGAGAAGGCAGGTGGCCTGTATTGTTCAGAGGCCATTCTTCTCAAATTGGTGGAGGCAGGTATGTCGAGGCAGGTGGCTTATCGCCTTGTTCAGAAACAAGCGGTGCGCGCTCTTCGGGGGGAAAACTTTAAAGCTTGTATTCAAGGTGATCCAGAGATTGTATCGCTGATTTCAGCTGATCAGATTGATTCTTTGTTCGATCTGGAACACGCTCTGGTACATGTCCCCTCTGTGATTGAACGCGCGCTTCAATCCGGTTGA
- a CDS encoding DUF6918 family protein, which produces MGKLSERLIHTTIRDKVIKDCCALIEEEVQGKSGIAGLVIKGAYQAVKRIKPNIIHQAVEALLPEFAQALDPLYEEAIAQAMPVQSYFMQNQSQVTEALLAITDKRIENVSITLVKATYQKLRSGAKKHVESAIPKIGSMIERHTTS; this is translated from the coding sequence ATGGGAAAATTGAGCGAACGGCTGATCCATACTACTATACGAGATAAAGTCATTAAGGATTGTTGTGCACTCATTGAAGAAGAGGTACAAGGGAAAAGTGGAATTGCTGGGTTAGTGATCAAAGGGGCTTATCAAGCTGTTAAACGGATCAAGCCCAACATTATCCATCAAGCTGTTGAAGCCCTTTTGCCAGAATTTGCTCAAGCCTTGGATCCTCTTTACGAAGAGGCTATAGCGCAAGCGATGCCGGTGCAGTCATATTTCATGCAAAACCAGTCGCAAGTCACAGAAGCTCTCCTCGCCATTACAGACAAGCGCATTGAGAACGTCTCCATCACGCTGGTCAAGGCAACCTATCAAAAGCTGCGATCAGGAGCGAAAAAGCATGTTGAGAGCGCAATTCCTAAAATCGGTAGCATGATCGAAAGACACACAACTTCATGA